From Thermodesulfobacteriota bacterium:
GGCGCTTGCCTGCGATTCCCACGGCGGACGGTTCGTGGTCGCTCTGCCGGAGATCGTCCGCATGGAGCGGGAGCTGGCCTCGCTGTTCGGCCAGGCCGAAACACCCAACCCGCATTTCAAGTCCGTTAAGAAACTCGATGCCCTGATTCGGCGCTGCGCTACGACGCTGAACGAGAAGCAGCTCGACGCGGTCCGCTTGGCCCTCAAGCACAGCATCAGCCTGATTTCGGGTGGAGCCGGTTCGGGCAAGAGCTACACCATTTCGGTCATCAACACGATTTGCGAGGAGAGCGATCTGGAGGTCGTGCTCGCCGCGCCGACCGGCAAGGCGGCAAAGCGCCTGGAGGAAGTCAGCGGCCGCAGCGGCACCACCATTCACCGCCTGCTCGGCTATGACGGCAAGGGTTTCTCGCGCAGTAAGGAGAATCCCATCGATGCCGACGTCCTGGTGGTCGACGAGTTTTCGATGGTGGACGTGCCCCTGGCCTGGCATCTGTTCGAGGCGGTCGACCTGTCGCGGACCACGGTGCTGTTGGTAGGTGACCACAACCAGCTTCCGCCGGTGGGACCCGGAAACATCCTGCGCGATCTGATCCAGACACGCGCCATTCCCACGGTCATCCTCGACAAGGTCGTGCGCCAGGCTGGCGTCCTCAAGGAGAACTGCACCGCCGTTCTCAAGGGCGAGGTGCGCAAGACCAGCGAGGCGTCGGTGACCGGATGCCGGGATTGGTACCTGGTGGATCAGTTCACCGATCCGATGGCGGCACGCTCGTTTCTGCTGGAGCTGTTTCAGGAGCGGCTCGACGCCCTGGGGTTCGACATCATCAAGGATGTGCAGGTGCTGACGCCGACCCACAAGGGACCGCTCGGCACCAAGGAACTCAACGAGGAACTGCAGCGGCTCATCCAGCGCAAACTCTGGAACACCGAGGTCCCGCCGGTCGCCATGGGCCGCCGCGCCCCGTTTCTCAAGCACGACAAAGTCATCCAGACCCGGAACAACTACGACCTGAACGTGATGAACGGTGCCATCGGCTATGTGGTCGATGTCCTCGCGAACGGCACGTTGGTCATCGACTTCGACGGCATGCCGGTGGAACTGGAGAAGGGGTCGCCCGACCTTCAGGACCTGCAACTCGCCTATGCGCTCACCATACACAAAACCCAGGGTTCCGAGTTCCCCTGCGCCGTGGTGGTGGTCCACAAGGCGCATTCCTTCATGCACCACCGCAATCTGCTCTACACCGGGGTGACTCGTGCCCGGCGCACCGCCATTGTCCTGGGTGACCATTGGGGCATCCAGAACTGCGCCAAGCGGTGCCAGGTGGATGACCGCCGGACCTTTCTGCCCCTGTTTCTGGACGCCGCCCAGCACGCGGATGCCGATTTCGCCCGTGTCGCGGAGGCCGAATGAGCATGGGCGGAACGGATAACGTCAGGGAGTATTACCGGCTCGTCACCGAGATGGACATCGGTGACGTGGCCCGGGAACTCCTGCCGGGACGGATCACCCAGGAGACCGGCCAGCGCTTGATGTGCGACTGCCCCAACCATCAGAGCCAGTCGCGCCTGTCGCTGCACGTGATGCTCGACAAACAGGGCTGGTACTGCTTCGGCTGCGGGGTTGGCGGCGATGTGCTGCAGCTCGTGGAGTTCATTCAGACGGGCTCGGTCACCGCCGGGCAATCCGGTCCGATGCCGGACAGCCACCGTCAGGCCCGGGACTATCTCGCCAAGAAGGCGGGCTTGCCGCCGCTGTCGCGCTATGGCCTCAGCCAGGAGCGTCTCGCCCAGACGGAGGCCGACCGCGCCTTCGAACTGCGGGTCAAGGACGCGCTGACCTCGCTGGCCAGGCTTTACCACGCCAGACTCAAAGAGTCGCCGGAGGTCCTCGACTGGCTGAAATCCAAATACGCCCTGAGCGAGGAGACCATCGACGATCTCCTGATCGGCTACGCGGACAACGCGTCCGGCGCGGTCGCCCAACTGACCGGGGGTGAGGACGGTTTCTCCAAGCGGGAGCTCGCCGCCACCGGCGCTTTCCGTCCCACCAGCCAGGACGGCCTGACGCCATTTTTCGAGCGCCGGATCGTCTTTCCCTACTGGAGCCGTGGCCGGGTGGTGTTCATGATCGGCCGCAAGACGCCGTGGACCCCGGACGTTGGCTGGGAGCAAGGGAAATACAAGAAACTGCCGGTTCACGACGAACACCAACGGCCTTACGTCGCCGACTTCATCAACAACGCGCTGCTGTTCAACGAGGACTGCCTGCTGGCGAGGCCCGGCAAGGTGATCATCACCGAGGGGGTGACCGATTGCTTGGCGCTGATGCAACTGGGCCTGCCCACCGTATCTCCGGTCACCGTCCGCATCCGGGCCGCCGATTGGGAGCGCCTGATCCCCAAGCTGCGCGGCGTCGAAACTGTCTACATCTGCCAGGACAACGAACTCTCCCAGGCCGGTCTCAAAGGGGCGCTGCAAACCGCTCGCACCCTGGCCGAACACAAAATCGACACCCGCCTGGTGACGCTGCCCTTGTCGGAGACACAGCTCTCGGCCCGGCAGGAGCTGACCGAACGCTTCGGCCTGACGGCGAGCGTGGGGCCGAAGGAGCTGGCCAAGCTGCTGGCGGGACGTCCCGCCGAGGAAATCCAGGCGGCCGAGGCGCTTCTCGCCACCGCCAAGATCGACGTCAACGATTACATTGCCGCCGGGCATACCCGGGAGGATTTCGAACGCCTGCTCGCCGAGGCCAGCACGCCCATCGAGTTCGGCGTGCGCTCGCTGCCCGAGGGCGCTGAAGAAGAGGAACGCAACCGCCTGCTCGAACCGATCCTGGGAGAGATTTCCGAGCAGTCGCCGCTGGAACAGGCCCGCCTGCTGAAGCTGGTGCAGGAGCGCATCGGCGGTGGCGTTTCGATGGCCACCCTCAAAGAGCAGATCCGCGCCATCCAGAAGGACCGCAAGGTCGAGTTCCGCAACGAAAAGAAAAAGGCCAAGCGGATGTCCGGCGCGATGCCCGGATCATGCCGCGCCCGGGTCGACGAGGTGCTGATCGACACGGAACTTGAGAACGGCGCTCCCGACTACACCCTGGCCGCCGAGGCGGCCTACGACTGGTTCACCGCCAACGGTGCCCAGTTCTTTCACACCCTGCAGGGCGAGCCGTTCATGTATTTCGACAACGCCATCTACTGGATGGATTCACCGGACAGGGGCCGCAAGCGCCATTACGCGGCCATGCTCTATAAGCACACGGGCATGGTGCCGACCTCCAACGGCGGACGGACATTTTTCGAGGTACTGCCCAGCCTGGCTATGATCCGAGGCCAGGTGCGCGACCATTTTTCCTGGCTGCACACGGATGTGGCTTCCTACACCGTCTATTTCAACCTGAACAATCCGGAGCACGAGATCGCCAAGATCACCCCGGACGAAATTCAGATCATGAAGAACGGCGGCAACGAGGATGGCATCATCCTGGACGGCTCGCGGAAGATGAAGCCGCTGAAATTCCTGCCAGACGCCGATCTCGAAGAGGCGGACCGGCTCCTGGTCGATCTGCTGGTGGGCAACATGACCTGTCCACAGGGGGATCGCTTTCTCATCCTTTCCTGGCTCTCCTGTTTCCTGCTGATCGATTTTGCCGGGACGCGGCCCATGACCCGTTTCGAGGGTTCGGCCGGATCGGGCAAGACCACCGCCAGCAAGATCACGTCGACGCTTCTTTACGGCGAGCCCCAGCACAAGAAGGCCACCGATGCGGCGAACTACACCGACGGCTCGCAGAACCCGCTCATCGTCCTCGACAACATCGAGGTCAAGCAGATGACCGAGGATCTGACCACCTTCATGCTGACCAGCATCACCGGCATCGCCAAGGAGAAACGCAAGAGCGGCACCGACAGCGAGACCATCACCGAGCGGACCAAATGCCTGCTGAACACCACCGGCATCGAGCCGCTGTGCGGGGAGCTTTCGGAGATCCTGTCGAGGTCCTTCGTCATCAACTTCGACCTCGCCAACCAGGCAAGCGACTGCTTTCTGGAATCGGAGGTCATTTCCGCCATCCAGCAGAACCGGGACCTGATCATCTCGGCCATCATGAAGCGAACCAGTCATGTTCTGGCGATGATCCGGGACGGAGCCCAGAAGCAGGTCATGCGCCTGCTGCACCGAACCATGCCGACCCATGGCAAGCGCCGTTGCAACGATTATCTGAGCCTGATGTACCTGATGATGCTGGCCGGGTCCGAGGAACACGAGGTAACCACCGGACTCGAGGATCTGAGCCCGCTGTTCATCGAGCAGATCCATTCCATCAACGACACCAGTCAGGAGATGGCGCGGGAGTCGAACCCCATTGCCACGGCGCTGGCGTCGCTCTTCCATGCCTACCGGAATGCGGTGGAGCTGGACGAGAAGGCCCGCTACGGCGAGGACGACCGGGCAAACCACGTCGTCGGGTTCATCGAACGCTACCAGGTGCGGTTCGAAAACGAGAACACCATGGAGCCGGTGTCGGCTGGACGGCTGCTCGCGGCGCTGCGCAGGGTTGGCCGGGAATTCAACCTCGAATTCGAATACAAAAAGCCCGCCCAGCTCGGTCGGCGCATCAGCAACGACCTGGACGTCATCCGGGACGCCGGGTTCGACATCGACCGGCAGCGCAACGCCCACACCAAAAACTTCGAGTACCGGATCGGTCGTAGAGGTGCTTAACGAGAAATTTTCTCTTTTGGATTGACTTTCGAGCCGCCTATGCCTATATTAAAGGCATGATAAAGCGAATATTTCACTTTAGGAGGCGGTAAGATGATAG
This genomic window contains:
- a CDS encoding CHC2 zinc finger domain-containing protein: MSMGGTDNVREYYRLVTEMDIGDVARELLPGRITQETGQRLMCDCPNHQSQSRLSLHVMLDKQGWYCFGCGVGGDVLQLVEFIQTGSVTAGQSGPMPDSHRQARDYLAKKAGLPPLSRYGLSQERLAQTEADRAFELRVKDALTSLARLYHARLKESPEVLDWLKSKYALSEETIDDLLIGYADNASGAVAQLTGGEDGFSKRELAATGAFRPTSQDGLTPFFERRIVFPYWSRGRVVFMIGRKTPWTPDVGWEQGKYKKLPVHDEHQRPYVADFINNALLFNEDCLLARPGKVIITEGVTDCLALMQLGLPTVSPVTVRIRAADWERLIPKLRGVETVYICQDNELSQAGLKGALQTARTLAEHKIDTRLVTLPLSETQLSARQELTERFGLTASVGPKELAKLLAGRPAEEIQAAEALLATAKIDVNDYIAAGHTREDFERLLAEASTPIEFGVRSLPEGAEEEERNRLLEPILGEISEQSPLEQARLLKLVQERIGGGVSMATLKEQIRAIQKDRKVEFRNEKKKAKRMSGAMPGSCRARVDEVLIDTELENGAPDYTLAAEAAYDWFTANGAQFFHTLQGEPFMYFDNAIYWMDSPDRGRKRHYAAMLYKHTGMVPTSNGGRTFFEVLPSLAMIRGQVRDHFSWLHTDVASYTVYFNLNNPEHEIAKITPDEIQIMKNGGNEDGIILDGSRKMKPLKFLPDADLEEADRLLVDLLVGNMTCPQGDRFLILSWLSCFLLIDFAGTRPMTRFEGSAGSGKTTASKITSTLLYGEPQHKKATDAANYTDGSQNPLIVLDNIEVKQMTEDLTTFMLTSITGIAKEKRKSGTDSETITERTKCLLNTTGIEPLCGELSEILSRSFVINFDLANQASDCFLESEVISAIQQNRDLIISAIMKRTSHVLAMIRDGAQKQVMRLLHRTMPTHGKRRCNDYLSLMYLMMLAGSEEHEVTTGLEDLSPLFIEQIHSINDTSQEMARESNPIATALASLFHAYRNAVELDEKARYGEDDRANHVVGFIERYQVRFENENTMEPVSAGRLLAALRRVGREFNLEFEYKKPAQLGRRISNDLDVIRDAGFDIDRQRNAHTKNFEYRIGRRGA
- a CDS encoding AAA family ATPase; translation: MPKRNESNPARLRGRIERVYYAGPKFSAGRLLTPTGEEVQFAGNLFARENQPVVLLGSWSTHPKYGRQFKVDGMEHDLELDPEGLIHYLANHPEIKGIGPAKARLIVESFGDAFEETLLSDPERIALKARLPLDAARRLRDEWLKNRSVNTVMAWLSAFGLTHHQVTTLVERLGGNCLDILKEDPYILIREIRGFGFKKVDKIARKLGTPKDHVPRIRAGLLFCVRDALDNGHCWIEYEDLVDQTNLLLVMDALDSRVRIESALDALIEEQALACDSHGGRFVVALPEIVRMERELASLFGQAETPNPHFKSVKKLDALIRRCATTLNEKQLDAVRLALKHSISLISGGAGSGKSYTISVINTICEESDLEVVLAAPTGKAAKRLEEVSGRSGTTIHRLLGYDGKGFSRSKENPIDADVLVVDEFSMVDVPLAWHLFEAVDLSRTTVLLVGDHNQLPPVGPGNILRDLIQTRAIPTVILDKVVRQAGVLKENCTAVLKGEVRKTSEASVTGCRDWYLVDQFTDPMAARSFLLELFQERLDALGFDIIKDVQVLTPTHKGPLGTKELNEELQRLIQRKLWNTEVPPVAMGRRAPFLKHDKVIQTRNNYDLNVMNGAIGYVVDVLANGTLVIDFDGMPVELEKGSPDLQDLQLAYALTIHKTQGSEFPCAVVVVHKAHSFMHHRNLLYTGVTRARRTAIVLGDHWGIQNCAKRCQVDDRRTFLPLFLDAAQHADADFARVAEAE